In Rahnella sikkimica, the following are encoded in one genomic region:
- the rpsE gene encoding 30S ribosomal protein S5 — MAHIEKQAGELQEKLIAVNRVSKTVKGGRIFSFTALTVVGDGNGRVGFGYGKAREVPAAIQKAMEKARRNMLNVALNSGTLQHPVKGAHTGSRVFMQPASEGTGIIAGGAMRAVLEVAGVHNVLAKAYGSTNPINVVRATIDALANMKSPQMVAAKRGKSVEEILG; from the coding sequence ATGGCTCACATCGAAAAACAAGCTGGCGAACTGCAGGAAAAGCTGATCGCGGTAAACCGCGTATCTAAAACCGTAAAAGGTGGCCGTATCTTCAGCTTTACCGCACTGACAGTAGTTGGTGATGGTAACGGTCGCGTTGGTTTTGGCTACGGCAAAGCACGCGAAGTTCCGGCAGCGATCCAGAAAGCGATGGAAAAAGCCCGTCGCAACATGTTGAATGTCGCGCTGAATAGCGGCACCCTGCAGCATCCTGTTAAAGGTGCTCATACGGGTTCCCGTGTGTTCATGCAGCCGGCTTCCGAAGGTACCGGTATCATCGCCGGTGGTGCAATGCGCGCCGTCCTGGAAGTTGCAGGGGTACATAACGTATTGGCTAAAGCCTATGGTTCTACAAACCCGATTAACGTGGTTCGTGCAACTATTGATGCTCTGGCAAATATGAAATCCCCACAAATGGTCGCTGCCAAGCGTGGTAAATCCGTTGAAGAAATTCTGGGGTAA
- the rpmC gene encoding 50S ribosomal protein L29 → MKAQELREKSVEELNTELLNLLREQFNLRMQTASGQLQQTHLLKQVRRDVARVKTLLTEKAGA, encoded by the coding sequence ATGAAAGCACAAGAGCTGCGCGAAAAAAGCGTGGAAGAGCTGAACACTGAGCTTCTTAACCTTTTGCGTGAGCAGTTTAACCTGCGCATGCAAACGGCAAGTGGCCAGTTGCAGCAAACACACCTGTTGAAACAAGTGCGTCGTGATGTTGCACGTGTGAAGACTTTACTGACTGAAAAGGCGGGTGCGTAA
- the rplR gene encoding 50S ribosomal protein L18: protein MDKKSARIRRATRARRKLKELGATRLVVHRTPRHIYAQVIAPNGSEVIVAASTVEKTITEQLKYTGNKDAATAVGKAIAERALEKGITKVSFDRSGFQYHGRVQALADAAREAGLQF from the coding sequence ATGGATAAGAAATCTGCTCGTATCCGTCGTGCGACCCGCGCACGCCGCAAGCTCAAAGAATTGGGTGCGACTCGTCTGGTGGTACATCGTACCCCGCGTCATATTTACGCACAGGTCATCGCACCAAACGGTTCTGAAGTCATAGTTGCTGCATCTACTGTAGAAAAAACTATCACTGAGCAACTGAAGTATACCGGCAACAAAGATGCTGCCACTGCTGTAGGTAAAGCTATCGCAGAACGCGCATTGGAAAAAGGGATCACGAAAGTATCCTTTGACCGTTCCGGTTTCCAATATCATGGTCGAGTCCAGGCACTGGCAGATGCTGCCCGTGAAGCTGGCCTTCAGTTCTAA
- the rpsC gene encoding 30S ribosomal protein S3, with protein sequence MGQKVHPNGIRLGIVKPWNSTWYANTKDFADNLDSDFKVRQFLTKELAKASVSRIVIERPAKSIRVTIHTARPGIVIGKKGEDVEKLRKVVADIAGVPAQINIAEIRKPELDAKLVADSITSQLERRVMFRRAMKRAVQNAMRLGAKGIKVEVSGRLGGAEIARTEWYREGRVPLHTLRADIDYNTSEAHTTYGVIGVKVWIFKGEILGGMAAVEQPEPAAQPKKQQRKGRK encoded by the coding sequence ATGGGTCAGAAAGTACATCCTAATGGTATTCGCCTAGGTATTGTCAAACCTTGGAATTCTACTTGGTATGCAAATACCAAAGATTTCGCTGACAACCTGGACAGCGACTTTAAAGTTCGCCAGTTCTTGACTAAAGAATTGGCGAAAGCTTCCGTTTCTCGCATCGTTATCGAGCGTCCAGCGAAGAGCATCCGTGTGACTATTCACACTGCTCGCCCTGGCATCGTTATCGGCAAGAAAGGTGAAGATGTCGAAAAACTGCGTAAGGTCGTAGCGGATATCGCTGGCGTTCCTGCGCAGATTAACATCGCCGAAATCCGTAAACCGGAACTGGACGCAAAATTGGTTGCTGACAGTATCACTTCACAGCTGGAACGTCGCGTTATGTTCCGTCGTGCTATGAAGCGTGCTGTACAGAACGCAATGCGTCTTGGCGCTAAAGGTATCAAAGTTGAAGTAAGCGGCCGTCTTGGCGGTGCTGAAATCGCGCGTACCGAATGGTACCGTGAAGGTCGTGTTCCGTTGCACACTCTGCGTGCGGATATCGATTACAACACATCTGAAGCGCACACCACTTATGGTGTAATCGGCGTTAAGGTATGGATCTTCAAAGGTGAGATCCTGGGTGGTATGGCTGCAGTTGAACAACCGGAACCGGCTGCTCAACCTAAAAAGCAGCAGCGTAAAGGCCGCAAGTAA
- the rplO gene encoding 50S ribosomal protein L15, which translates to MRLNTLSPADGAKQAPRRVGRGIGSGLGKTGGRGHKGQNSRSGGGVRRGFEGGQMPLYRRLPKFGFTSRKAMITAEVRLSELALVEGDVIDLNALKAANVVGIQIEFAKVILSGEVGRAVTLRGLRVTKGARVAIEAAGGKIEE; encoded by the coding sequence ATGCGTTTAAATACTCTGTCTCCGGCTGATGGTGCCAAACAAGCGCCAAGGCGTGTAGGTCGTGGTATTGGTTCTGGCCTGGGTAAAACCGGTGGTCGTGGTCACAAAGGTCAGAACTCACGTTCTGGCGGTGGCGTACGTCGCGGTTTTGAAGGTGGTCAGATGCCTTTATATCGTCGTTTGCCGAAATTCGGCTTCACCTCCCGCAAAGCAATGATCACGGCAGAAGTTCGTCTGTCTGAGCTGGCTCTGGTGGAAGGCGACGTGATCGACCTGAACGCGCTGAAAGCCGCTAACGTAGTTGGTATCCAGATCGAGTTCGCGAAAGTAATCCTTTCAGGCGAAGTTGGTCGTGCGGTAACTCTGCGTGGTTTGCGTGTCACCAAAGGCGCTCGTGTTGCTATCGAAGCTGCTGGCGGTAAAATTGAGGAATAA
- the rplW gene encoding 50S ribosomal protein L23 encodes MIREERLLKVLRAPHVSEKASTAMEKNNTIVLKVAKDATKAEIKAAVSKLFEVEVEDVNTLLVKGKVKRQGQRVGRRSDWKKAYVTLKEGQNLDFISGAE; translated from the coding sequence ATGATTCGTGAAGAACGTCTGCTGAAAGTGCTGCGAGCGCCGCACGTTTCTGAAAAAGCTTCTACCGCGATGGAAAAGAACAACACCATCGTACTCAAAGTTGCCAAAGACGCGACTAAAGCAGAAATCAAAGCTGCGGTTTCGAAGCTGTTTGAAGTCGAAGTCGAAGACGTAAACACCTTGCTGGTTAAAGGCAAAGTGAAACGTCAGGGTCAGCGTGTTGGTCGTCGTAGCGACTGGAAAAAAGCTTACGTCACCCTGAAAGAAGGCCAGAATCTGGACTTCATCAGCGGCGCTGAGTAA
- the rpmD gene encoding 50S ribosomal protein L30: MAKTIKVTQTRSSIGRLPKHKATLVGLGLRRIGHTVEREDTPAVRGMINLVSYMVKVEE, from the coding sequence ATGGCAAAGACTATTAAAGTTACACAAACTCGCAGTTCAATTGGCCGCCTGCCTAAGCATAAAGCTACTCTGGTTGGTCTGGGTCTGCGTCGTATTGGTCACACCGTAGAGCGCGAGGATACTCCTGCTGTACGCGGTATGATCAACCTGGTTTCCTACATGGTTAAGGTTGAGGAGTAA
- the rplE gene encoding 50S ribosomal protein L5 → MAKLHDYYKDDVVKKLMAEFGYNSVMQVPRVEKITLNMGVGEAIADKKLLDNAAADLAAISGQKPLITKARKSVAGFKIRQGYPIGCKVTLRGERMWEFFERLVSIAVPRIRDFRGLSAKSFDGRGNYSMGVREQIIFPEIDYDKVDRVRGLDITITTTAKSDDEGRALLTAFNFPFRK, encoded by the coding sequence ATGGCGAAACTGCATGATTACTACAAAGACGATGTCGTAAAAAAACTCATGGCTGAGTTTGGTTACAATTCTGTCATGCAAGTCCCTCGGGTCGAGAAGATCACCCTGAACATGGGTGTTGGTGAAGCGATCGCTGACAAGAAACTGCTGGATAACGCAGCAGCTGACCTGGCAGCAATCTCCGGTCAAAAACCGCTGATCACCAAAGCACGCAAATCAGTTGCAGGCTTCAAAATCCGTCAGGGCTATCCGATCGGCTGTAAAGTAACCCTCCGCGGCGAACGCATGTGGGAGTTCTTTGAGCGTCTGGTCTCTATTGCTGTTCCACGTATTCGTGACTTCCGCGGCTTGTCTGCTAAGTCTTTCGATGGTCGTGGTAACTACAGCATGGGCGTGCGTGAACAGATCATCTTCCCGGAAATCGATTATGATAAAGTCGATCGCGTTCGTGGTTTAGATATTACTATCACCACTACTGCGAAATCCGATGATGAAGGCCGTGCATTGCTGACAGCCTTTAACTTCCCGTTCCGCAAGTAA
- the rplN gene encoding 50S ribosomal protein L14 has protein sequence MIQEQTMLTVADNSGARRVMCIKVLGGSHRRYAGVGDIIKITIKEAIPRGKVKKGDVLKAVVVRTKKGVRRPDGSVIRFDGNACVILNNNSEQPIGTRIFGPVTRELRNEKFMKIISLAPEVL, from the coding sequence ATGATCCAAGAACAGACTATGCTGACCGTGGCCGACAACTCCGGTGCACGTCGCGTAATGTGTATCAAGGTTCTAGGTGGCTCGCACCGTCGCTACGCAGGCGTCGGCGACATCATCAAAATTACCATCAAGGAAGCAATTCCTCGCGGTAAGGTGAAGAAAGGCGATGTGCTGAAGGCGGTAGTGGTGCGCACCAAGAAGGGTGTTCGTCGCCCGGACGGTTCTGTCATTCGCTTCGATGGTAATGCATGCGTTATTTTAAACAATAACAGCGAGCAGCCAATCGGCACGCGTATTTTTGGGCCGGTAACTCGTGAACTGCGTAATGAGAAGTTCATGAAAATTATCTCTCTGGCACCAGAAGTACTCTAA
- the rplF gene encoding 50S ribosomal protein L6 → MSRVAKAPVVIPAGVEVKLNGQVISIKGKNGELSRTIHDAVVVKQEENTLTFAPREGAVDGWAQAGTTRALLNSMVVGVTDGFIKKLQLVGVGYRAAVKGNVVNLALGFSHPVDHQLPEGITAECPTQTEIVLKGADKQVIGQVAADLRAYRRPEPYKGKGVRYADEVVRTKEAKKK, encoded by the coding sequence ATGTCTCGTGTTGCAAAAGCACCCGTCGTCATTCCTGCCGGCGTAGAGGTTAAACTCAACGGTCAGGTTATTTCGATTAAGGGTAAAAACGGCGAGCTGTCACGTACTATCCATGACGCTGTAGTTGTTAAACAGGAAGAAAATACACTGACTTTCGCTCCACGCGAAGGCGCTGTAGACGGTTGGGCCCAAGCGGGTACCACTCGTGCACTGTTAAACTCTATGGTTGTAGGTGTTACCGACGGCTTCATTAAAAAGCTTCAACTGGTAGGTGTTGGTTATCGTGCTGCTGTTAAAGGCAACGTGGTGAATTTAGCCTTAGGCTTTTCTCACCCGGTCGATCATCAACTGCCGGAAGGCATTACTGCAGAATGTCCGACCCAAACTGAAATCGTGCTGAAAGGCGCTGATAAGCAGGTAATTGGTCAGGTTGCTGCGGATTTACGTGCCTACCGTCGTCCTGAGCCTTATAAAGGCAAGGGTGTCCGTTACGCCGACGAAGTCGTGCGTACCAAAGAGGCTAAGAAGAAGTAA
- the rpsH gene encoding 30S ribosomal protein S8, protein MSMQDPIADMLTRIRNGQAANKVAVTMPSSKLKVAIANVLKEEGYIEEFKIEGDAKPELELVLKYFQGSPVVESIQRISRPGLRIYKKKDELPKVMAGMGIAVISTSKGVMTDRAARQAGLGGEIICYVA, encoded by the coding sequence ATGAGCATGCAAGATCCGATCGCGGATATGCTGACCCGTATCCGTAACGGTCAAGCCGCGAACAAAGTTGCGGTCACCATGCCTTCCTCCAAGCTGAAAGTGGCTATTGCCAACGTGCTGAAGGAAGAAGGCTATATTGAAGAATTTAAAATCGAAGGCGACGCCAAACCTGAACTGGAATTAGTACTTAAGTACTTCCAGGGCAGCCCGGTGGTAGAAAGCATTCAACGTATCAGCCGTCCAGGTCTGCGCATCTACAAGAAAAAAGATGAGCTGCCTAAAGTTATGGCGGGTATGGGTATTGCTGTTATTTCTACCTCTAAAGGTGTTATGACCGATCGTGCAGCTCGCCAGGCTGGTCTTGGTGGCGAGATTATCTGCTACGTAGCTTAA
- the rplC gene encoding 50S ribosomal protein L3: MIGLVGKKVGMTRIFTEDGVSIPVTVIEIEANRVTQVKDLDNDGYRAVQVTTGSKKANRVTKPEAGHFAKAGVEAGRGLWEFRLAEGEEFTAGQNISVEIFADVKKVDVTGTSKGKGFAGTVKRWNFRTQDATHGNSLAHRGHGSIGQNQTPGKVFKGKKMAGQLGNERVTVQSLDVVRVDAERNLLLVKGAVPGATGGNLIVKPAVKA; the protein is encoded by the coding sequence ATGATTGGTTTAGTCGGTAAGAAAGTGGGCATGACTCGTATCTTCACAGAAGATGGCGTTTCTATCCCAGTAACCGTTATCGAAATTGAAGCAAACCGCGTTACTCAGGTCAAAGACCTGGACAACGATGGTTACCGTGCTGTGCAGGTTACTACTGGTAGCAAAAAAGCTAACCGTGTAACCAAACCAGAAGCGGGTCACTTCGCTAAAGCTGGCGTAGAAGCTGGCCGCGGTCTGTGGGAATTCCGCCTTGCAGAAGGTGAAGAATTTACTGCAGGTCAGAACATTAGCGTTGAAATTTTCGCAGACGTTAAGAAAGTCGATGTTACCGGTACTTCTAAAGGTAAAGGTTTTGCCGGCACAGTTAAGCGCTGGAACTTCCGTACCCAAGATGCTACCCATGGTAACTCCTTGGCACACCGTGGTCATGGTTCAATCGGTCAGAACCAGACTCCAGGTAAAGTGTTCAAAGGTAAGAAAATGGCAGGCCAACTGGGTAACGAACGTGTAACCGTTCAGAGCCTGGATGTAGTACGCGTTGATGCTGAGCGCAACCTACTACTGGTCAAGGGTGCTGTTCCGGGTGCAACCGGTGGCAACCTGATCGTTAAACCTGCTGTTAAGGCTTAA
- the rpsS gene encoding 30S ribosomal protein S19, translating into MPRSLKKGPFIDLHLLKKVEKAVESGDKKPLRTWSRRSTIFPNMIGLTIAVHNGRQHVPVFVSDEMVGHKLGEFAPTRTYRGHAADKKAKKR; encoded by the coding sequence ATGCCACGTTCTCTCAAGAAAGGTCCTTTTATTGACCTGCACTTGCTGAAGAAGGTAGAGAAAGCGGTGGAAAGCGGTGACAAGAAGCCTTTGCGCACTTGGTCCCGTCGTTCAACGATCTTTCCTAACATGATCGGTTTGACCATCGCTGTCCATAATGGTCGTCAGCACGTACCAGTGTTCGTTTCCGATGAAATGGTCGGTCACAAACTGGGTGAATTCGCGCCGACTCGTACTTATCGCGGCCATGCGGCTGATAAAAAAGCTAAAAAGCGCTAA
- the rplV gene encoding 50S ribosomal protein L22, with translation METIAKHRHARSSAQKVRLVADLIRGKKVSQALETLAYTNKKAAGLVKKVLESAIANAEHNDGADIDDLKVTKIFVDEGPSMKRIMPRAKGRADRILKRTSHITVVVSDR, from the coding sequence ATGGAAACTATAGCTAAACATCGCCACGCTCGTTCTTCTGCTCAGAAGGTCCGCCTTGTTGCTGACCTGATCCGCGGTAAGAAAGTGTCGCAAGCTCTGGAAACTTTGGCCTACACCAACAAGAAAGCTGCTGGTCTGGTTAAGAAGGTGCTGGAGTCTGCCATTGCTAACGCAGAACACAACGATGGCGCTGACATCGATGATCTCAAAGTCACGAAAATTTTCGTAGACGAAGGCCCAAGCATGAAGCGCATTATGCCGCGTGCTAAAGGTCGTGCAGATCGCATCCTGAAGCGCACCAGCCACATTACTGTGGTTGTGTCCGATCGCTGA
- the rplP gene encoding 50S ribosomal protein L16, with protein MLQPKRTKFRKVHKGRNRGLAQGTDVSFGTYGLKAVGRGRLTARQIEAARRAMTRAVKRQGKIWIRVFPDKPITEKPLEVRMGKGKGNVEYWVALIQPGKVLYEMDGVPEEVAREAFQLAAAKLPIKTTFVTKTVM; from the coding sequence ATGTTACAACCAAAGCGTACAAAATTCCGTAAGGTGCACAAGGGCCGTAACCGTGGTCTTGCGCAAGGTACGGATGTGAGCTTCGGCACTTACGGTCTGAAAGCTGTTGGCCGTGGTCGTCTGACTGCTCGTCAAATTGAAGCAGCACGTCGTGCGATGACCCGTGCAGTTAAGCGTCAAGGTAAGATCTGGATCCGAGTATTCCCGGACAAACCGATCACCGAGAAACCGCTTGAAGTTCGTATGGGTAAAGGTAAAGGCAACGTAGAGTATTGGGTTGCTTTGATTCAGCCTGGTAAAGTCCTGTATGAAATGGACGGTGTGCCTGAAGAGGTAGCTCGTGAGGCCTTCCAGCTGGCAGCAGCCAAACTGCCTATCAAAACCACCTTTGTAACTAAGACGGTGATGTAA
- the rplX gene encoding 50S ribosomal protein L24: MAAKIRRDDEVILLTGKDKGKRGKVKNVLTSGKVIVEGINLVKKHQKPVPALNQPGGIVEKEAAIPVSNVALFNTATGKADRVGFRFEDGKKVRFFKSNSVTIK; encoded by the coding sequence ATGGCAGCGAAAATCCGTCGTGATGACGAAGTTATCCTGCTTACCGGTAAAGATAAAGGTAAGCGCGGTAAAGTAAAAAATGTCCTGACTTCTGGCAAAGTCATTGTTGAAGGTATCAACCTGGTTAAAAAACATCAGAAGCCTGTACCGGCCCTGAATCAACCAGGCGGCATCGTTGAAAAAGAAGCTGCAATTCCGGTTTCTAACGTTGCTCTCTTCAACACGGCTACTGGCAAGGCGGACCGTGTAGGCTTTAGATTCGAAGACGGCAAAAAAGTCCGTTTCTTCAAATCTAACAGCGTAACTATCAAGTAA
- the rpsQ gene encoding 30S ribosomal protein S17 produces the protein MTDKIRTLQGRVISDKMEKSIVVAIERVVKHPIYGKFIKRTTKLHVHDENNECGIGDVVEISECRPLSKTKSWTLVRVVEKAIL, from the coding sequence ATGACTGATAAGATCCGTACTCTGCAGGGTCGCGTAATCAGTGACAAAATGGAGAAATCCATCGTTGTTGCGATTGAACGTGTGGTGAAACACCCGATCTACGGTAAATTCATCAAACGTACGACCAAATTGCACGTACATGACGAGAACAATGAATGTGGTATCGGCGACGTTGTAGAAATCAGCGAATGCCGTCCACTGTCTAAGACTAAGTCTTGGACCTTGGTTCGAGTTGTAGAGAAAGCGATTCTGTAA
- the secY gene encoding preprotein translocase subunit SecY, whose amino-acid sequence MAKQPGLDFQSAKGGLGELKRRLLFVIGALIVFRIGSFIPIPGIDATVLAKLLEQQRGTIIEMFNMFSGGALSRASIFALGIMPYISASIIIQLLTVVHPALAEIKKEGEAGRRKISQYTRYGTLVLAVFQSIGIATGLPNMPGMQGLVLNPGFAFYFTAVVSLVTGTMFLMWLGEQITERGIGNGISIIIFAGIVAGLPPAIAHTIEQARQGDLHFLLLLLVAVLVFAVTFFVVFVERGQRRIVVNYAKRQQGRRVYAAQSTHLPLKVNMAGVIPAIFASSIILFPATIASWFGGGTGWNWLTTISLYLQPGQPLYVLLYATAIIFFCFFYTALVFNPRETADNLKKSGAFVPGIRPGEQTAKYIDKVMTRLTLIGAMYITFICLIPEFMRDAMKVPFYFGGTSLLIVVVVIMDFMAQVQTLMMSSQYESALKKANLKGYNR is encoded by the coding sequence ATGGCTAAGCAACCGGGATTAGATTTTCAAAGTGCCAAGGGTGGACTAGGCGAACTGAAGCGCAGACTTTTGTTTGTTATCGGTGCGCTGATCGTTTTCCGTATCGGCTCTTTTATTCCGATCCCTGGTATTGATGCCACTGTACTTGCCAAATTGCTCGAGCAGCAAAGAGGCACCATCATTGAAATGTTTAACATGTTCTCTGGTGGTGCTCTCAGCCGTGCTTCAATCTTTGCTCTGGGGATCATGCCGTACATTTCGGCATCGATCATTATCCAGTTGTTAACGGTGGTTCATCCAGCGTTAGCGGAAATAAAGAAAGAAGGGGAGGCTGGCCGTCGTAAGATTAGCCAGTACACCCGTTACGGTACGCTGGTATTGGCAGTGTTCCAGTCGATCGGTATTGCTACCGGTTTGCCGAACATGCCTGGTATGCAAGGCCTGGTGTTAAATCCAGGCTTCGCATTCTACTTTACTGCTGTTGTGAGTCTGGTTACCGGGACAATGTTCCTGATGTGGCTGGGTGAACAAATTACTGAACGAGGTATCGGTAACGGTATTTCGATCATTATTTTCGCCGGTATCGTAGCGGGTCTCCCGCCAGCAATCGCCCATACTATCGAACAAGCTCGGCAAGGCGACCTGCACTTCCTCCTGTTGCTGTTGGTTGCAGTTTTAGTGTTTGCAGTGACTTTCTTTGTTGTCTTTGTCGAACGTGGTCAGCGTCGTATCGTCGTTAACTACGCTAAGCGTCAACAAGGTCGTCGTGTCTATGCAGCACAGAGCACGCACTTACCGTTGAAAGTGAATATGGCCGGGGTTATCCCAGCAATCTTTGCTTCCAGCATTATTCTGTTCCCTGCCACGATTGCATCATGGTTCGGGGGCGGAACTGGTTGGAACTGGCTGACTACGATTTCGCTGTATTTGCAGCCTGGACAACCGCTTTATGTGTTACTCTATGCGACTGCAATCATCTTCTTCTGTTTCTTTTATACTGCGTTGGTGTTCAACCCGCGTGAGACAGCAGATAACCTGAAGAAGTCCGGTGCATTTGTACCAGGAATTCGTCCGGGAGAGCAAACGGCGAAGTACATCGATAAAGTAATGACTCGTTTAACCTTAATTGGTGCGATGTATATTACTTTCATCTGCCTTATCCCGGAGTTCATGCGTGACGCGATGAAAGTTCCATTCTACTTTGGTGGTACTTCACTACTAATCGTAGTCGTTGTCATTATGGACTTTATGGCTCAAGTGCAAACTCTGATGATGTCAAGTCAGTACGAGTCTGCATTGAAGAAAGCAAACCTGAAAGGCTATAACCGCTAA
- the rplB gene encoding 50S ribosomal protein L2, protein MAIVKCKPTSPGRRHVVKVVNPELHKGKPFAPLLEKLSKSGGRNNNGRITTRHIGGGHKQHYRLVDFKRNKDGIAAVVERLEYDPNRSANIALVLYKDGERRYILAPKGLKVGDQIQSGVDAAIKTGNALPMRNIPVGSTVHNVEMKPGKGGQMARSAGAYVQIVARDGSYVTLRLRSGEMRKVQIDCRATLGEVGNSEHMLRVLGKAGASRWRGIRPTVRGTAMNPVDHPHGGGEGRNFGKHPVTPWGVQTKGKKTRSNKRTDKFIVRRRSKK, encoded by the coding sequence ATGGCAATTGTTAAATGTAAACCTACATCTCCGGGTCGTCGCCACGTTGTTAAAGTGGTTAACCCTGAGCTGCATAAGGGTAAACCTTTTGCCCCGCTGCTTGAAAAACTGAGCAAAAGCGGTGGCCGTAACAACAATGGCCGTATCACCACCCGTCATATCGGTGGTGGCCACAAACAGCATTACCGTCTTGTTGACTTCAAACGCAACAAAGATGGAATCGCTGCAGTGGTTGAGCGTCTGGAGTACGATCCGAACCGTTCCGCGAATATCGCGCTGGTTCTGTACAAAGACGGCGAACGCCGTTACATCCTGGCGCCGAAAGGCCTGAAAGTGGGTGACCAGATCCAATCTGGCGTTGATGCTGCAATCAAGACAGGTAACGCCCTGCCTATGCGCAACATCCCAGTAGGTTCAACGGTTCATAACGTAGAAATGAAACCAGGTAAAGGCGGGCAAATGGCTCGTTCAGCCGGTGCCTACGTTCAGATCGTTGCTCGTGACGGTTCCTACGTAACTCTGCGTCTGCGCTCTGGCGAAATGCGTAAAGTTCAGATTGATTGCCGCGCCACCTTAGGTGAAGTCGGTAACTCTGAACATATGCTTCGCGTTCTGGGTAAAGCAGGTGCAAGTCGTTGGCGTGGTATTCGTCCTACCGTTCGCGGTACTGCGATGAACCCAGTCGATCACCCACACGGTGGTGGTGAAGGTCGTAACTTTGGTAAGCACCCGGTAACTCCGTGGGGCGTTCAAACCAAAGGTAAGAAGACCCGTAGCAACAAGCGTACTGATAAATTCATTGTACGTCGCCGTAGTAAAAAATAA
- the rpsN gene encoding 30S ribosomal protein S14 codes for MAKQSMKAREVVRVKLADKYRAKREELKAIISGVNSSDEDRWDAVLKLQSLPRDSSPSRQRNRCRQTGRPHAFLRKFGLSRIKVREAAMRGEIPGLKKASW; via the coding sequence ATGGCTAAGCAATCCATGAAAGCACGCGAAGTCGTTCGCGTAAAACTGGCTGATAAATACCGCGCTAAACGCGAGGAATTGAAAGCTATTATCTCTGGTGTGAACTCATCCGACGAAGATCGTTGGGATGCAGTTCTTAAGCTGCAGTCTCTGCCGCGTGATTCCAGCCCGTCTCGTCAGCGTAACCGCTGCCGTCAAACTGGTCGTCCGCATGCTTTCCTGCGGAAGTTCGGGTTGAGCCGTATTAAGGTCCGTGAAGCCGCTATGCGCGGTGAAATTCCGGGTCTTAAAAAGGCTAGCTGGTAA
- the rplD gene encoding 50S ribosomal protein L4, with protein MELVVKDAQSALTVSETTFGRDFNEALVHQVVVAYAAGARQGTRAQKTRAEVTGSGKKPWRQKGTGRARAGSVKSPIWRSGGVTFAAKPQDHSQKVNKKMYRGALKSILSELVRQDRLIVVETFSVEAPKTKLLAQKLKDMALEDVLIVTGEVDENLFLAARNLYKVDVRDVAGIDPVSLIAFDKVVMTADAVKQVEEMLA; from the coding sequence ATGGAATTAGTAGTGAAAGACGCGCAAAGCGCGCTGACTGTTTCCGAAACTACCTTCGGGCGTGATTTCAATGAAGCGCTGGTACACCAGGTCGTTGTTGCTTATGCAGCAGGTGCCCGTCAAGGTACTCGCGCTCAGAAGACCCGTGCTGAAGTAACTGGTTCCGGTAAAAAACCTTGGCGTCAGAAAGGTACTGGCCGTGCGCGAGCAGGTTCTGTAAAGAGCCCAATCTGGCGTTCCGGTGGTGTAACCTTCGCTGCAAAGCCACAGGACCACAGTCAAAAAGTAAACAAAAAGATGTACCGCGGCGCGCTGAAAAGCATCCTGTCCGAATTGGTACGTCAAGATCGTCTGATCGTTGTCGAAACGTTCTCTGTAGAAGCGCCTAAAACTAAGTTGCTGGCACAGAAACTGAAAGACATGGCTCTGGAAGACGTGCTGATTGTAACTGGCGAAGTCGACGAGAATCTGTTCTTGGCGGCACGTAACCTGTATAAGGTTGACGTTCGCGATGTTGCAGGTATCGATCCAGTAAGCCTGATCGCCTTCGACAAAGTGGTTATGACTGCTGACGCTGTGAAGCAAGTTGAGGAGATGCTGGCATGA